Proteins from a single region of Pseudopedobacter saltans DSM 12145:
- a CDS encoding response regulator, translated as MADKIKVLYVDDEDNNLISFKANFRMEYKVFTAISGEEALKILEKENIDIIITDQRMPNMTGVEFLEMVIEKNPDPMRILLTGYADMSAVIDAVNRGKIYHYLAKPWDEKEMHETIQNAYEALKKKRDLNDLNKKLEASNDQLEFMLRQNLLS; from the coding sequence ATGGCGGATAAAATTAAAGTATTATATGTTGATGATGAGGATAATAATCTAATCTCATTCAAAGCTAACTTTAGAATGGAGTATAAGGTTTTTACTGCCATAAGCGGAGAGGAAGCACTTAAGATTTTAGAAAAGGAAAATATTGATATTATCATCACCGACCAGCGCATGCCTAATATGACAGGTGTTGAGTTCCTGGAAATGGTAATTGAGAAAAATCCAGACCCGATGCGCATTCTTTTAACCGGATATGCTGATATGTCCGCAGTTATTGATGCAGTAAACCGGGGAAAAATCTATCATTATCTGGCGAAGCCGTGGGATGAAAAGGAAATGCATGAAACTATCCAAAATGCCTACGAAGCTCTTAAAAAGAAACGTGATTTAAACGATCTTAATAAGAAGCTTGAGGCGTCAAACGATCAGCTAGAGTTTATGTTAAGACAAAATTTATTGTCTTAA
- a CDS encoding response regulator — protein MDTLAFIVVDDRELDCFIAEKLIDKIDNSLSVKSFYEAHSCLKHIDNIESHSNTIILLDIMMPVMTGFDFLDAFEQLDEEKKQWYRIVPITTSLNKNEIQRIGTYPSVLKVLQKPYSVEEIKEIIELADF, from the coding sequence ATGGATACCTTAGCATTCATTGTAGTAGACGATAGAGAACTAGACTGTTTTATCGCCGAAAAGTTAATCGATAAAATAGACAATAGTTTATCAGTAAAAAGCTTTTATGAAGCACACTCCTGTTTGAAGCATATAGACAATATCGAATCCCATTCAAACACCATTATATTATTGGATATTATGATGCCTGTTATGACAGGATTTGATTTTTTAGACGCTTTTGAGCAACTAGATGAAGAGAAAAAGCAATGGTACAGGATTGTTCCGATTACTACATCGCTGAATAAAAACGAAATCCAAAGGATCGGCACCTACCCTTCTGTACTAAAAGTCCTTCAGAAACCATATTCTGTAGAAGAAATAAAAGAAATTATAGAACTTGCTGATTTTTAA